The Musa acuminata AAA Group cultivar baxijiao chromosome BXJ2-5, Cavendish_Baxijiao_AAA, whole genome shotgun sequence genomic interval TCGACAGGAGTTTGGTTTCTGTTCCTCGTGATTTGTACTCCATTTTCCACAGGTACTTTGGCCAGCGTGCTGACTGGATCATCCACGAGGATCCACCGGTGGACATGGTCATCGCTACGTTCACTCTTAAAGGAGATCGCATCCGAAGGCTGAAGGAACTGATTTCCGCCAAAGCCGGAGCCATGGAGGGAGGCGGCGCATCCCTCCGCTGCTCCACCATCATGGCGACCTACGCTTACGTTTGGGTGTGCCTAATCAAAGCACGAGCATACGGAAGCGACCGGACTGCCCACTTATTATTTGCTGCCGACTGCAGAGGAAGGCTGAGGCCCCCTCTGCCGGCGGCGTACTTCGGGAACTGCCTCggctgctgcttcgtcgaagtgaAGGCAGGCGAACTCCTGCGAGAAAATGGGGTCGTCTCGGCGGCGAAAGCTGTTGGCAAAGCCATAGAAAGATTCGGAGACGATCCTTTACGAGGTGCAGAGACATGGCCGGAGAGAATCAAGTATATCGCGCCTCAACAACCATTAAGCGTGGCGGGATCACCCAGGTTTCGGGTTTACGATCTGGATTTTGGGTGGGGAAGGCCGAAGAAGGTGGAGGTCACCTCCATCGTGAGGTCAGGAGCCATGTCTCTGGCGGAGAGCAGAGACGAAGATGGTGGGGTGGAGATCGGGATGGGTCTCCTAAAGCATGAGATGGATGAGTTCGCGACCCACTTCATCGATGGCCTCGATCGATTGCAATAATCATTTCTTGGAAGGTTTTCAGCATCAATTATTTCTCTCTTAAAACATATATGAAGCTTTAATTGTCTCTATCTATGAACTCAGTCagcatttcagaatatatatatatatatatatataagagagagagagagagagagagagagagagagagagagagaaggattcGAAATGTTTGTAAATATGGACAATTAATAATTGCATGGGAATATTTCGATTTGatcaaaagataatattttaagGAAAGTAAGCTTAAATCCATTAATTTCCCAACAAAGTGGCCATGGAAATTATGTGTTAAATGAGTTATCTACTGGGTCCTGATATTTATTGTTTTACTAAAAGTAAAAAACTAATATTATGTTAGAAAATCTAGTACAATATTCTCCTTTGATATTATAGCAGATTAACTTAAAAATAATCTGAGTCattcttttctaaaaaaaaagaagaagaagaggatactGATATTATAAACCTGATTATTTTATCTATAAAcctatgtaattttttttatatgaaaaaaatttacCTGATATTTCAAAGATCAAATGTTTCTTCAAGTAGTAAAGtccatgatattttaaatatatttttaaaaataaacgaTGAAGACAGGTCTAATCATATGATCTTACCCTATTATGATGAGTCAAGATTTTTACCAGATAAACTGGTtaatattttcaaatatttattaGCTGAAATTATAGATTCTCAATCTTTACTACATTAAGGCTAATATTTTGAGTGTTAAAATTTGTAATATAAGATTTGGAACTTTGATCTTGAGACAATGGGGCCCTCTGTTTCCTGTGCGCATCAAGAATCATCTAATTATTAGATGAAGTTTTTGAAATGATGTTGCTGTtcttaaaattttgatttcttctcctactattttattattcttcaaatttatttatttcctctttatattttattttatgataaagcCAACTGAACATGATGGATGGATGAATTATGCCTTGTCCTTGTAATATTAAATGGGAAAAACCAACAACAGGTCAGTTCAAACTAAATTATACTATTTATCATAGTTATCAAGATGCTAAACAACAATTACTGTAAAGACAAGACTATTCAAAGCACTTTATATGACTCTTGATAATAATTTTCAATGTGTCCATATCAAATTAGACTAAAATAATGATTGATAACATTAATATACAATCACCTCCCCTACAGATAATTTAAACATACTTTTCACCTGTTGCCTAATATTATCAAATTCACTCGATATCTAATATAATGCATGCATTCTCAGAAGAAAATCATATGATATCTACTACTAATATACTTTTGGTTATCTTTAATATCTCAATTCTGTCACGGAGGACGCACACCCTTATTCTAGGAAAGTACGTAAGTGCATGCACGCATCGCTTACTTTATGCTGTGCCAAATGCTGACATAGCTCTGGTATTATATATGCGTAGCTAAATGACCAACATCCGCCTCCGTGTAGCACTTCACCGATGTCATCGCCACCGCAACTCCGTCTGCTTCAGACATCTCAAGTCTCTCCCCCGCCCGGGACAGTATCCGAGTCCATTTTGCCCCTCACCTTCTTCGACATACTATGGTTGCGAGGTGGAGCCGTGGAGCGAGTCTTCTTCTACCGTCTCCCCTACTCCACCTCCTATTTCTGCGCCTCCGTCCTCCCCGACCTCGAGtcctccctctctctcgctcTGCATCAGTTCTACCCCCTCGCCGGCAAGATCCGAAGGTCCCCCGGGCTCGATGACGACAAGTACGAGATCCGTTACGTCGACGGCGACTCCGTGTCGTTCACTGTGGCCGAGTACGACGCCGACTTCGATGAGGTCTCCGGTGACCACGCACGTGATGTCggctcgctgctaccgttgctTCCCCGGCTATCGAGGTCCGACGACGACGGCGTGCCGGTGCTGGCCTTGCAGGTGACCGTGTTCCCGAACCAAGGCGTGGCCGTCGGAGTGGCGGTGCACCACGCCGGATGCGATGGCTCGAGCTCCATGCGGTTCATGTTCTCGTGGGCTTCCACATGCGCggggccgagaagctcggcggcGGCGGTCGTGGTGCCGCCCGTCTTCGACAGGAGTTTGGTTTCTGTTCCTCGTGATTTGTACTCCATTTTCTACAGGTACTTTGGCCAGCGTGCTGACTGTATCATCCACGAGGATCCACCGGTGGACATGGTCATCGCTTCGTTCGCTCTTAAAAGAGATCACATCCGAAGGCTGAAGGAACTGGTTTCCGCCGAAGCCGGAGCCATGGAGGGAGGCGGCGCATCCCTCCGCTGCTCCACCATCATGGCGACCTACGCTTACGTTTGGGTGTGCCTAGTCAAAGCACGAGCATACGGAAGCGACCGGACAGCCCACTTCATATTTGCTGCCGACTGCAGAGGAAGGCTGAGGCCCCCTCTGCCGGCGGCGTACTTCGGGAACTGCATCGGCGTCTGCTTCGTCGAAGCGAAGGCAAGCGAACTCCTACGAGAAAATGGGGTCGTCTCGGCGGCGAAAGCTATTGGCAAAGCCATAGAAGAATTCGCAGACGATCCTTTACGAGGCGCAGAGACATGGCCGGAGAGAATCAAGTCTATCGTGCCTCGACAACCATTAAGCGTGGCGGGATCACCCAGGTTTCGGGTGTACGATCTGGACTTTGGATGGGGAAGGCCGAAGAAGGTGGTGATAACCTCCATCATGAGGTCAGGAGCCATGTCTATGGCGGAGAGCAGAGAAGAAGAGGGTGGGGTGGAGATTGGTTTGGTGCTACCAAAGCATGAGATTGACCAATTTGGGACTTGCTTCTCCGATGGCCTTGAGCAATTGCACTAAACCTTGTTCTAAATAGCAGATAAATACCAGCATACAGAGTATAATGAGAGTTCTTGCCAGCCTTTTTGCTGGGAAAAGAAAATTGCAGCTGAGAATAAATTAAAAGGCAAAATCGTGTAGGAATTAATATGAGTCTATGTTATACTTGTTTGCATCAATGAATTTATCCTGCTTTAATAACAGATGAATTTTACTGTTTTTTTTCTATTGACCGAACTTGATATTCTTTTTGGTTTTTTtagttaaatattatatattaagaTGAAAAATTCTATGCTCGACGAAGTAGCGCTTTGGTCAAATTGCAACTCTCGATCGAATCCAATGACATTCTTACATAAATTCAAACTTGCGACCTATCAACTATTGACTAATCACTAAGTTGACTTAGAAGAAAAAGACAATGATACGATCATAAAAATAGAATCCTACAGGCGATGCTTGTGGCCACCATACTATTCCCGATGCCTCTTTGATACGTAACTGACCAAGTCAAAGGTGTGCTGGACTAGTAGATATCTCATTGATTTTTTATTGGAGGATTCCATTCCCACTGATATTTCTAAGCTCTAGAACTTTGGACAGTGCCTATCATTTTGATTGGATGCTTGTTGATGAGCATGTCGACTTCTTGATCAATCTAAGCACTACAACTTTGTCGAGGAGACCGTATGTTTCAGCCAAAGTCACACCCGTCCATGAAGGGCGACGTGACAAAAAGGAAATTATTTGCCTACAAGTCACCGATTCTACCAGCTCCGATTGAAGATTTCAAGGTAGCTTTCAGAGAGATATGGAAACGCAATATTTCTTGATCCTCGCACCTCAAATTATGCATCGTTCCCAACTCATCCTACTATAATACTGGTGCATACCCGCATGGATGTGGCCGAGGCAAGGATGAGGTTGCAGCGGCGGCCACAGTCAGTAGCAAAGCTGTGGACGGATTCTGAGATGATCCATCCATCGCAGGGCGGGAAGAGATGTCACAGCAACCATATATAGATGGGGGGAAGCCAAACAAAGGTTAGAAAAACGTCGGGCTTCAATATCTGAAGAGTTTGACAGGTTGACTATTCCAACTCTTCGGCAGCCGTGCTCTCGGTCAGTGACTGAGACGGATGATAAGAAATCAACGACGCAAACACCTCTCAGTGAAGTGTGAGGCTTTGGCTGCCTTCGAAGACGATGATACGCTTAGAAAAGGAAGATTCATTTATTTTTGAGGACCAAAGGGTAGTTTGACTTGACAACACAAAGTATGCGAAGGAAAGTAATTACAATCTGTATTGTCATCTCAACCAAAGAATAATTAAAacaactttgatttttttttgttttacgaattctttaaaaaaaaagttgTTCTTTTTAGGTTATTTCAATAAATATCCTTTGTTTAACGAGTTAAAAGGATCGATCGAAAAGCCGAATGATTGATCTAAGACGTTTGTTAAGTAATTGGGCTATAATTAAGTTACAATTATAGGGTAAACTCTATGCTATTTAAAAGATCCGATGATAGTACTATCCATCAATATCCATATTCTCATATGTTTTTAGTTTGATTTACTTGTTTTAAGGTGTAGGAGGTCTTTTTATCGTTACCTTACTGAGTTGGTGAGTTGAGGACAAAAACACTTGTGTCCTTAGCTAAAATGAGAAGTCTTCTCTTAAGCTATAACGATTATAGTTTGTAAAGATACAAGTGTTTAAAGTGTATGGTTTAGTTTTAATCAttgaaacaaataaaaggtataaAGATAATTGATCTTTACTCATTGAAAATGAGATATTGATAACGAAAATTAATGACCTTAAGGAAAGAAGGATCGAGAGTAGATATTATTAGATTATGTggtcctatttaattagataagatatatattttaaattagatTATGTGGACATTATTAGATCGGATATGATGATTGTGTATTTATAAATCAAATAAAGATATAATATCCTgattttaatatatcattatttgatttcaattttggtattaaaattttttttttcttgcataaCAGTAGCACCATTGTAGTTTTATGTTTAGCAATAGCAAATggatacaattttatatttttatacataaattAATATCATTACACTTATttccaaaataatattaaaaacatgccaaatttgaataaaaatatttttaaaattcgaAATTCGcacaaaaattagaaaaattatgGATGCATTACTTGAATGTTGCCGCCATGTTGTAGTGAAAATCTAAGGTAAAATACATGATATTTATATTATTGCACTCATAATTTTACTTTTAGAATAAtcctaaaaatatgataaatctgAATATAAATATTTCTAAACTCACACAAAAGTAATAGAAAAATAAGAATTCACAATTTGAATGTTGTTGCCCCGAACGACATAAATATTCTATGATGAAAGTCTAAGGTAAATGGATAATATTCAGGTCATTGCTCATAAATGATTTTTATTACATGCTTGTATGATCATAATGAAAAATATGGCAAATTTGAATGTGAATATCTCTAAATTCACACAAATATACTATTTCGATGGTGTTGTTAGTCGTTACTATATAGTAAAATTCTAAGGTAAAATGAGTAAATTTATCCTTAACACTAATATATAAATGTTGTTATACTCATTAAgaatcatattaaaaaaaattataaatttaaggATGTTTTTAGCCCTGTTTGCAGAAAGCTTTAAGGAAAATTGACATTGTTTGTATCATTTCACAAACAAATGAGTGTCTTTACACTCATTTTCAAGGTCGTTTCGGTAATTCAAAATGGACAATTTTTATGTTCTTACACTTAAAAATGAATGCCATTACATCTATTTTCAGAATGGttttgaaaaaatataaaattttaattttaatgtcCTTAaattgacacaaaaaataaaaaatatcgatTCATTATTTCAATGTTGTTTCCCTCCATGATGAAAGTACGAGGTAAATAGACTATGCTACATTtgtcctaatatatatatatatatcaataaattataaataattattttatttaaattaggaATATAGTTATttagaaatataattatatagAAATATAACTATATTCTAATTCTAAAGACAACCTATATATAGGATTACAACTTCCATATTCTACCAACACAACTCAAAGGGCACTCGTTCGAGATTCTCGAAAAGGTTGTACTCTCAGGTGAAATCCCAAAACCTAAGGCTATATATCTCCCTAAACTTCTTAGGATCATATTTCATGTTTCTACATGGATGAAAAACTTCGAAAGGATGGAAGCAAACATAGCGCTGatggcgaagaagaagaagaagaagaagaagaagaagaagaagaagaagaagaagaagaagaagaaggggagaaaGTTGATTGGTTGAATCTTCATGTTGATATGCAGGAACTCATCGATGATCGACTCACCATTGACATTATTGACTATATTTGCTTTCGTGGTGTATGCAAGACATGGTGCTCTACCAGCCACTGTGGTCGCACATACCCTCCCCAACTCCCATGGCTCCTTTTGAGATATGACGATGACATCGATCGTCTCTTCTTCTACTCCTTATCAAGTGCAAAAGTCCACTCAATTCAACTTCCAGTAATCGATGGAGAAAAAATCAGTGGCTTATTTGACGGATGGTTAGTTCTTGAGAATAAACTTTCTTGCACCATATCTATCTTAAATCCTCTCATGGGTGTTCATATCCATCTTCCGATGCTCCCAAGACATCTTTGGAACAATAAAAATTGCCCATCGCTTTGGAGGATGGCAATATCTTCGAACTCATCAACGTCCTACAAAGGTTGCATCATCGTTGTTATCCCCACCCAATTCAATTTTCTCCTAGCTATCAACGAGGACCATAAATGGACAAAGTTGGACAACATGAGCGACTATACAGATGTTATCTACTTCAAAGAAAGCTTATATGTTATAGATAGATTTGCACGAGTTTCCATTTTTGACTCATGCCTCAGGAAAGTGACTGTCATTGGTACTCGAGGGAATTTGAGATACGGGGCTTGTTAATTGGCAAAGTTATCTAAAGAGCTTATAGTCTTTAAAACCAAATATGTTAAGAACTCTGCTAATCAATTAGTTTTGAAAATGATCTATATCTTCAAGATGAACCATCGACTTCTATCATTTGAGGAGGTAAAGAGCTTAGGAGAGCACATGCTTTTCATAGGCAATACTTCTCGCTCAATCTCATGCTCAACTACTCGATACCCTCTTGGAAAACATGACACTATCTATATGTATGCTCAGCCTACTTGGAGGTATATCGAAAGTAAACCTATTTACATTAAGTCGGGTGTATATAACTTAGAGGATGGCTCTTTGAAGCCCCTACCATTCGACATCGGTGATAAAAGATGTAATGGCTATTTACCTTTGTGGCACGTACCATATCTATCTTAATATGTTTCTTTTGACTATTTTTTATGTAAACATTGGTTATTCGTAACGAAGTGATTTAATAAAGGTAATCATTTgtgtttttatattaaaatattgcaTGTGTTGAAAATAGCTTCATGAGATCGAAACCCTTCAAACTCGGAATCTAATTTCTCCATTGTTGGCATCGCAAGCATCGCCTTGCAAACCCCAAAAGCTGCTGCAGCTGCAGTTTCAGTAACACCGCATGTTGTACGCTAAAGCCCAAAGAGCTATCGAACTACAATTGCATTAACACTGCATCTTGTCAGCATGATCCATCGATGGATTTGTTTGCGAGTCACAGCATGCTGTGGAGGACATGGTTGTTATAAGCACTAAAAGAAACTT includes:
- the LOC103984839 gene encoding phenolic glucoside malonyltransferase 1-like, coding for MASLRILERSRVSPPTGAVAETALPLTAFDLIWLKGGTVERVFFYRLPHSTAYFCASVLPHLKSSLSLALQQFYPLAGKIRRSPELDDDKYEIRYVDGDSVSFTVAEYDADFDDVSGDHARGVGPLLPLLPQLPRSDDDSVSVLALQVTVFPNQGVAVGVAVHHAGCDGSSSMRFMFSWASTCAGPRSSAAVVATPPVFDRSLVSVPRDLYSIFHRYFGQRADWIIHEDPPVDMVIATFTLKGDRIRRLKELISAKAGAMEGGGASLRCSTIMATYAYVWVCLIKARAYGSDRTAHLLFAADCRGRLRPPLPAAYFGNCLGCCFVEVKAGELLRENGVVSAAKAVGKAIERFGDDPLRGAETWPERIKYIAPQQPLSVAGSPRFRVYDLDFGWGRPKKVEVTSIVRSGAMSLAESRDEDGGVEIGMGLLKHEMDEFATHFIDGLDRLQ
- the LOC103984840 gene encoding malonyl-coenzyme A:anthocyanin 3-O-glucoside-6''-O-malonyltransferase-like, whose product is MSSPPQLRLLQTSQVSPPPGTVSESILPLTFFDILWLRGGAVERVFFYRLPYSTSYFCASVLPDLESSLSLALHQFYPLAGKIRRSPGLDDDKYEIRYVDGDSVSFTVAEYDADFDEVSGDHARDVGSLLPLLPRLSRSDDDGVPVLALQVTVFPNQGVAVGVAVHHAGCDGSSSMRFMFSWASTCAGPRSSAAAVVVPPVFDRSLVSVPRDLYSIFYRYFGQRADCIIHEDPPVDMVIASFALKRDHIRRLKELVSAEAGAMEGGGASLRCSTIMATYAYVWVCLVKARAYGSDRTAHFIFAADCRGRLRPPLPAAYFGNCIGVCFVEAKASELLRENGVVSAAKAIGKAIEEFADDPLRGAETWPERIKSIVPRQPLSVAGSPRFRVYDLDFGWGRPKKVVITSIMRSGAMSMAESREEEGGVEIGLVLPKHEIDQFGTCFSDGLEQLH